A part of Chlamydia sp. 04-14 genomic DNA contains:
- a CDS encoding type B 50S ribosomal protein L31 gives MKKNTHPEYNKVLFVDSSTGYKFVCGSTYQSDKTEVYEGQEYPVCYVSVSSSSHPFFTGSKRLVDAEGRVDKFLKRYSNAKPAQPAQTSVEEEPIAKAKKKAPAKKKK, from the coding sequence ATGAAAAAGAACACTCATCCCGAATATAATAAAGTTTTATTTGTAGATTCTTCTACAGGATATAAATTTGTTTGCGGATCTACATATCAGAGCGATAAGACGGAAGTTTATGAAGGACAAGAGTATCCTGTATGCTACGTCAGCGTGTCCTCTTCTTCACATCCTTTCTTCACAGGAAGTAAGAGATTAGTGGATGCCGAAGGCCGGGTAGATAAGTTCTTAAAGCGTTACAGCAATGCAAAGCCTGCGCAACCTGCTCAAACCTCGGTAGAAGAAGAGCCTATTGCTAAGGCTAAGAAAAAAGCTCCCGCAAAGAAAAAGAAATAG
- the prmC gene encoding peptide chain release factor N(5)-glutamine methyltransferase, with translation METKRILREAAAYLKYCGVAFPDREAADILMDLLEISSRAQLVSVLLNDDLIPIYWERVQKRARRYPTAYIHGSVHFLGLHLEVDSRVLIPRMETELLAEQIIKYLIKHPHIQTFYDVCCGSGCLGLSIKKYCPDIKVILSDICPKAVAVAKANAFKNNLNVEILSGDLFSPYSFPGDAFVCNPPYLSFDEILNADPEVRCHEPWRALAGGNSGLEFYERIASDLNSILSPRGVGWLEIGYKQGNAIKRIFSNYGVSGSIHQDLSGYDRFFFLENHASDTVSS, from the coding sequence ATGGAAACGAAGAGAATTCTTAGAGAAGCTGCTGCGTATTTAAAGTATTGTGGTGTGGCTTTCCCTGATAGAGAGGCTGCGGATATTTTAATGGATCTTCTTGAAATCAGTTCCAGAGCACAGCTAGTCTCTGTTTTATTAAACGACGATCTCATTCCAATTTATTGGGAACGCGTTCAAAAAAGAGCTAGACGTTATCCAACAGCATATATTCATGGCAGTGTACATTTTTTAGGTCTGCATTTGGAAGTAGACTCTCGTGTCCTGATCCCTAGAATGGAAACAGAATTATTAGCCGAACAGATTATAAAATATTTAATCAAGCATCCTCATATTCAAACATTTTATGATGTTTGTTGTGGGAGTGGTTGTTTGGGATTATCTATAAAAAAATATTGCCCCGATATTAAAGTTATTCTTTCAGATATTTGCCCAAAAGCAGTGGCTGTGGCTAAGGCGAATGCATTTAAAAATAATTTAAATGTTGAAATTTTGAGCGGAGACTTATTTTCTCCGTATTCTTTTCCTGGAGATGCTTTTGTTTGCAATCCCCCCTATCTTTCTTTCGATGAGATTCTAAATGCGGATCCTGAAGTTCGATGTCACGAGCCGTGGAGAGCTTTAGCTGGAGGTAATTCCGGACTAGAATTCTATGAACGAATTGCTAGTGACCTGAATAGCATTTTGTCCCCTAGAGGTGTTGGTTGGCTGGAAATTGGCTATAAGCAGGGGAATGCAATAAAAAGAATTTTTTCAAATTATGGTGTCTCGGGGAGCATACACCAAGATCTCTCGGGATACGATAGGTTTTTTTTTCTTGAAAATCATGCAAGCGATACTGTATCCTCATGA
- the prfA gene encoding peptide chain release factor 1: protein MEKKILEYLKRLEEVEVKISNPEIFENPKEYSSLSKEHARLSELKNVYDKVLGQEKVLNDDKEALAQEKDPEMIAMLEEGIQSGKAEIDKLYKVLENLLVPPDPDDDLNVIMELRAGTGGDEAALFVGDCVRMYHLYASSKDWKYEVLSSSESDIGGYKEYVMGISGTGVKRLLQYEAGTHRVQRVPETETQGRVHTSAITVAVLPEPAEDDEEVFIDEKDLKIDTFRASGAGGQHVNVTDSAVRITHMPTGVVVTCQDERSQHKNKAKAMRILKARIRDAEMQRRHKEASAMRSAQVGSGDRSERIRTYNFSQNRVTDHRIGLTLYNLDKVMEGDLDAITSALVSHAYHQLLQHGNEENS, encoded by the coding sequence ATGGAAAAAAAGATTCTAGAGTATTTGAAGCGCCTAGAGGAAGTGGAAGTTAAAATCTCTAATCCGGAAATTTTTGAAAATCCCAAAGAGTATAGTAGCTTGAGTAAGGAACATGCACGTCTTTCTGAATTAAAGAACGTATATGATAAAGTTTTAGGACAGGAAAAAGTTCTCAACGATGATAAAGAAGCATTAGCTCAAGAGAAAGATCCTGAAATGATCGCTATGCTAGAAGAGGGTATTCAATCAGGAAAAGCTGAAATTGATAAGCTTTATAAAGTTTTGGAGAATCTATTAGTTCCACCGGATCCGGATGACGATTTAAATGTTATCATGGAATTGCGTGCAGGTACTGGTGGAGATGAAGCAGCTCTTTTTGTGGGAGATTGTGTCCGCATGTATCATTTGTATGCATCTTCAAAAGATTGGAAATATGAAGTTCTTTCCTCTTCTGAGTCCGATATTGGCGGATATAAAGAATATGTAATGGGTATATCTGGAACCGGCGTAAAACGTTTGCTACAGTATGAAGCCGGAACGCATCGCGTGCAAAGAGTTCCTGAGACTGAAACTCAAGGTCGTGTGCATACTTCTGCGATCACTGTTGCTGTATTGCCAGAACCAGCAGAAGATGATGAAGAAGTCTTTATTGATGAGAAAGATTTAAAAATAGATACCTTTAGGGCTTCTGGGGCCGGAGGTCAGCATGTAAACGTTACCGACTCTGCAGTTCGAATTACTCATATGCCCACAGGCGTTGTGGTTACTTGTCAAGATGAGCGTAGTCAGCATAAGAATAAAGCCAAGGCTATGCGTATTTTAAAGGCAAGAATACGCGATGCAGAAATGCAGAGACGTCATAAAGAAGCTTCCGCTATGCGCTCAGCTCAAGTAGGTAGCGGAGATCGTTCAGAAAGAATCCGCACGTATAATTTTTCACAAAATCGCGTAACTGACCATAGGATAGGTCTTACTCTTTATAATTTAGATAAAGTTATGGAAGGAGATTTGGATGCTATTACTTCAGCTTTAGTCAGTCATGCTTATCATCAGCTCTTGCAACATGGAAACGAAGAGAATTCTTAG
- the ffh gene encoding signal recognition particle protein: MISSLSQKLSSIFSSLISSRRITEENISEAIREVRLALLDADVNYHVVKSFIAKVKEKILGEEVWKHVSPGQQFIRYLHEELTELLGGKADLITSGNPGVILLCGLQGTGKTTTCAKLAAYVLEERKAKKVLVVPCDLKRFAAIDQLRNLISKTQAELYNSEGQDPVRVVSQALDYAKQHGHDLILIDTAGRLHMDEVLMEELVSIQKISKSCERLFVMNLAMGQDAVATAKAFDDYLDLTGVIISMTDGDARAGAVLSMKSLLGKPIKFEGCGEKIEDLRPFNAESMADRILGMGDTVHFVQKMRECISEEEDEELGKKLIESTFTYEDYYKQMKAFRRMGPLRKLMGMMPSFGSAKPSEKDIADSEEHMKKTEAIILSMTPQERKEGVDLDMSRMKRIAAGCGLTLGDVNQFRKRMAQSKKFFKNMSKERIEQMKKKMSGGNLWR, translated from the coding sequence ATGATCAGTTCTTTATCGCAAAAACTATCCTCAATTTTTTCTTCGTTGATTTCCTCTCGTAGAATTACTGAAGAAAATATCTCGGAAGCGATCCGGGAAGTCCGCTTAGCCCTACTAGACGCCGATGTGAATTACCATGTCGTTAAAAGTTTTATTGCTAAGGTAAAGGAAAAAATTCTTGGAGAGGAAGTATGGAAGCATGTTTCCCCCGGACAGCAGTTTATACGATATTTACATGAAGAATTGACAGAATTACTTGGTGGTAAGGCTGATTTAATTACTTCAGGGAATCCTGGGGTGATTTTACTTTGTGGCCTACAGGGAACAGGGAAAACTACGACATGTGCTAAGCTTGCTGCCTATGTTCTAGAGGAACGCAAGGCAAAGAAGGTATTAGTTGTTCCCTGTGATTTAAAACGCTTTGCAGCAATAGATCAATTAAGAAACTTGATTTCAAAAACCCAGGCTGAACTGTATAATAGCGAAGGTCAGGATCCTGTGAGAGTAGTTTCCCAGGCTTTAGACTATGCGAAACAGCACGGTCATGATCTTATTTTGATTGATACAGCGGGCCGATTGCATATGGATGAAGTGTTGATGGAAGAATTGGTTTCCATACAAAAAATCTCCAAATCATGTGAACGGCTATTTGTTATGAATTTGGCTATGGGACAGGATGCTGTTGCGACAGCGAAAGCGTTTGATGATTATTTAGATCTCACGGGAGTAATTATCTCCATGACAGATGGAGATGCTCGAGCCGGAGCTGTATTGTCGATGAAAAGTTTATTGGGGAAACCAATAAAATTCGAAGGCTGTGGTGAGAAAATAGAAGATCTTCGACCCTTTAATGCTGAATCTATGGCAGATCGTATTTTGGGCATGGGAGATACCGTGCATTTTGTCCAAAAAATGCGCGAATGTATTTCTGAAGAAGAAGACGAAGAACTTGGAAAAAAATTAATAGAATCGACCTTCACCTATGAAGATTATTACAAACAGATGAAGGCATTTCGACGTATGGGTCCACTTAGAAAGCTTATGGGAATGATGCCGAGTTTCGGTAGTGCTAAACCTAGCGAGAAAGATATAGCGGATTCCGAAGAGCATATGAAAAAAACAGAAGCGATTATTCTTTCTATGACTCCCCAAGAAAGAAAAGAGGGAGTTGATCTAGACATGAGTCGCATGAAAAGAATAGCCGCCGGTTGCGGATTGACTTTAGGTGATGTAAACCAGTTTCGCAAGCGTATGGCGCAATCTAAAAAGTTTTTTAAAAATATGAGTAAAGAGAGAATAGAACAAATGAAAAAGAAAATGTCTGGAGGAAACCTGTGGCGTTAA